A section of the Deinococcus seoulensis genome encodes:
- a CDS encoding isoprenylcysteine carboxyl methyltransferase family protein — MKARPVAGGLLAFLTAQRLLELRVARRNERWAREQGAAEYGQEHYPLFFVLHPAWMLCTYLEGRNGRRVNVPALLLFLLAQPLRYWVIRTLGRYWNTRILIVPGGQRVTGGPFRYLRHPNYAVVALELAAAPLAVGAWRTALAFTLLNAALLLGIRIPAEERALAHYRAGQGEP; from the coding sequence GTGAAGGCCCGCCCCGTGGCGGGCGGCCTGCTGGCCTTCCTGACCGCGCAGCGCCTGCTGGAACTGCGGGTCGCGCGCCGCAACGAACGCTGGGCGCGCGAGCAGGGCGCCGCGGAGTACGGCCAGGAACACTACCCGCTGTTCTTCGTGCTGCACCCCGCCTGGATGCTGTGCACGTACCTCGAAGGCCGCAACGGTCGGCGCGTGAACGTCCCGGCGCTGCTGCTGTTCCTGCTGGCCCAGCCGCTACGGTACTGGGTGATCCGCACGCTGGGCCGCTACTGGAACACCCGCATCCTGATCGTGCCCGGCGGGCAGCGCGTCACGGGCGGCCCGTTCCGCTACCTGCGTCACCCGAACTACGCGGTCGTGGCGCTGGAACTCGCCGCCGCGCCACTCGCGGTGGGCGCGTGGCGTACCGCGCTGGCCTTCACGCTGCTGAACGCCGCGCTGCTGCTGGGCATCCGCATTCCCGCCGAGGAACGCGCCCTGGCGCACTACCGCGCCGGGCAGGGGGAACCGTGA
- the meaB gene encoding methylmalonyl Co-A mutase-associated GTPase MeaB: protein MTAPLTPAGSPPPRDLLARYRAGDLRALARAVTLAEAGLPGARPLLRAARERAASGARAVVLGVTGSPGSGKSTLTDALIAHLRARGQRVAVLAVDPSSPYSGGAILGDRIRMLRHHADAGVFVRSLASRGALGGLSARTMSVLSLLEGAGQAGTAFDWVILETVGVGQSEVDIAAACDHTLLVLTPAGGDGVQAFKAGIMEIADVIAVNKADLPGAARTVRELMAAQGLGAHDEHTWMAPIRQTIASKAEGLDALIDAVEAHRAHLGETGLLARREARAEFEVRSLVQERLLRLARERSGDLYARVARGELDADEAADTLLEQA from the coding sequence GTGACCGCCCCGCTGACCCCGGCCGGAAGTCCGCCGCCCCGCGACCTGCTGGCCCGCTACCGCGCCGGGGACCTGCGCGCCCTGGCCCGCGCCGTCACGCTGGCCGAGGCTGGCCTGCCCGGCGCCCGGCCCCTGCTGCGCGCCGCGCGTGAACGGGCCGCGTCCGGCGCGCGGGCCGTGGTGCTGGGCGTGACCGGCAGCCCCGGCAGCGGCAAGAGCACCCTGACCGACGCCCTGATCGCCCACCTGCGCGCGCGCGGGCAGCGGGTCGCGGTGCTGGCCGTGGACCCCAGCAGCCCCTACAGCGGCGGCGCGATCCTCGGGGACCGCATCCGCATGCTGCGCCACCACGCCGACGCGGGCGTGTTCGTGCGCTCGCTCGCCAGCCGGGGCGCGCTGGGCGGTCTGTCCGCGCGGACCATGTCGGTCCTGTCCCTGCTGGAAGGCGCCGGGCAGGCAGGCACGGCGTTCGACTGGGTGATCCTGGAAACCGTGGGCGTCGGGCAGTCCGAGGTGGACATCGCCGCCGCGTGCGACCACACCCTGCTGGTCCTCACCCCGGCCGGCGGGGACGGCGTGCAGGCCTTCAAGGCCGGGATCATGGAGATCGCGGACGTGATCGCCGTGAACAAGGCCGACCTGCCCGGCGCCGCCCGGACCGTCCGGGAACTGATGGCCGCGCAGGGCCTCGGCGCGCACGACGAGCACACCTGGATGGCGCCCATCCGGCAGACCATCGCCTCGAAGGCCGAGGGCCTGGACGCCCTGATCGACGCGGTCGAGGCGCACCGCGCGCACCTGGGCGAGACTGGCCTGCTGGCCCGCCGCGAGGCCCGCGCGGAATTCGAGGTCCGGTCCCTGGTGCAGGAGCGGCTGCTGAGGCTGGCCCGCGAACGCAGCGGCGACCTGTACGCCCGCGTGGCCCGCGGAGAACTGGACGCCGACGAGGCCGCCGACACCCTGCTGGAGCAGGCGTGA